The DNA region ACCTATCTCCAAAAAAGATATGAGTGTATTCCACATATACATGAAAAATAAGGTAGACGAGTGAATTTATGTTTAATGATACAGTGTGGGAAAGAAAAGTCGAGCCTTTTGAAGCTACTTTAGCAAAATATCAGGTAAAGAAGTTAATAGAACTATGTAAAGGTCCGCGAGTGCTTGATGTAGGGTGTGGAGATGGCACTATAACGCGAGAGCTTTGTAAACATTTCACTTATGTTGATGGTGTTGATGCTTCAAAAACTCAGGTTGACATTGCTAAGAAAAATGTCAGTTGTGTAACTTTCTATGTATCCACAATCGAAGATTTTGAGCCGAAAGATAAGTACGACAGCATCGTAATGGTCGACATATTAGAGCACATCGAAGATCCTGTCAAGGCTTTGAAAAAAATTAAACTATGGCTTAAGAGAGACGGATATATTGTAATTCAAGTTCCAAACGCACTATCACTCAATAGGAGAATTGGAAAAATTATGGGATTAATCAAAGAATGCTATGACTTGACACCATACGATGTCAAAGTTGGGCATAAACGATTATATGACATTAA from Candidatus Bathyarchaeia archaeon includes:
- a CDS encoding class I SAM-dependent methyltransferase → MFNDTVWERKVEPFEATLAKYQVKKLIELCKGPRVLDVGCGDGTITRELCKHFTYVDGVDASKTQVDIAKKNVSCVTFYVSTIEDFEPKDKYDSIVMVDILEHIEDPVKALKKIKLWLKRDGYIVIQVPNALSLNRRIGKIMGLIKECYDLTPYDVKVGHKRLYDINLLRQHIKASGLKMESWGGIFLKPLSNPQMEWLCHFGLWGKRERGWGDETARWNERYCDALYEIGKLLPEYCTILYARCLL